The genomic region TCCAACTTGGTAGTGTTAGTTGATGGTTGATTAATCGTTTATCGGGGTTCGTCGGTGGTCGGTTGGAAGAGCGAAACGATGACCACAAACAACGCCCCTCCGGGTTATCATCGGgaagcggtttttttttagaagatAAGAATGCACCATCGGAAAGATAGGACCGTCCATAATTGTCTGCAGTCCAAGAAATTAGACCCGGTGTTGTCCCCGTTTGTTTGAATCGGCGAGGAACGATTACTTGCTAAACGGATTAGTTCCTGGTCTCTGAATAATGGATACTTACTGTGACCTGCAGTCGTCAGAGTTTGCCAAATCGTAATCTACAGTGCTGTGCAATTATCGGCTATTCGATAATGATAAATAATGACTCAGGAGGGTCCACATGTGGCAGACGTCAACAACAACGTGTCCTACCGTAGACCGTGACTGATGGTGAAGAAATTTCCCTTAGACGGTgtgtgtttcgtttgaaatttaacAAAACCACACACTGGTATCTTATCGCGCACGGCGTTGTTATCGATTACTCACATTGGGTTGTTTCGATACCAACCGCAGGGCAACTCCCGGATTCAGTTCGTCTTTCGGTTTCTCAACAAGAGACAGTGTGTCGTAGATCGGTTCGGTGGCTGTCTTGTGGCATGGCGTCCGAGAGTATGCCGATGGATTCGAGGCGCAACTCTAGCACGTACTTTCCTCCCAATCGAACCCCATTTTAGCACCTTCCTTTTGGGCGAGTAGGTTTTGCTAATTTGCCACGTGGTTTGCTTTCAGAAATCGAGTACTTCGGCCGGGCGTGAATCGAAAGTACCGGAAAAGGGCCATCCTGAAGAATGGCGACTGCAACGTGGTGCTATCGAGACCACCGAGGCAACATCTGCGATTTCTTCAGGACATCTTCACGACGCTCGTCGATGCCCAGTGGCGATGGACGTTGCTGGTGTTTGCGTTCAGCTTTATCGGCTCGTGGCTGTTTTTCGGCGTCATCTGGTGGTTGATTTCCTACACTCACGGTGACCTTGAGGAGCTTCACCTGCCCGATAACCAGTGTATGTATAATCAACGACTGCACGTACCACGTGTTTGATggcatctgtttttctttgcttttcagCTGAGATCGGTTGGATACCGTGCGTGTACAACATCTACTCGTTCACTTCGGCGTTTCTGTTCTCGATCGAAACGCAGCACACGATCGGGTACGGTGTGCGCACGACAACGGAGGAGTGTCCGGAGGCCATATTTGTGATGTGCTTCCAGTCGATCTACGGCCTCATGATCCAAGCGTTCATGGTGGGGATTGTGTTCGCTAAAATGACTCGGCCAAAGCAACGCAGCCAGACGCTTCTGTTCTCCAAGAATGCCGTAGTGTGCCAGCGGGACGGTGAGCTGTGCCTAATGTTCCGGGTCGGCGATATGCGCAAGAGTCATATCATCGGTGCGTCGGTCCGGGCGCAGCTGATAAGAACGAAAACGACGCGCGAGGGTGAAATGATGGCGCAGTACCAGCACGAGCTAGACGTGGGCTCGGACGGTAGCTCGTCGGAGCTGTTCTTCATCTGGCCACAGATTGTGGTGCATCGGATCGATAAGGACTCGGCGCTGTACAACTTGTCCGCGTCGGATATGCTTCGCGAGCGGTTCGAGATTGTCGTCATTCTCGAGGGAACGGTCGAATCGACCGGGCAATCGACTCAGGCCCGCTCGAGCTACGTCAACACGGAGATCCTGTGGGGCCACCGGTTTGAGCCCGTCGTTTGCTACAACAAGGAACAGCAAGGATACGAAATTAATTATAGTAAATTCGATTCCACCCTGCAAGTCGACACGCCGCTCTGTTCGGCCCGAGAGCTGGCGGAGTTCTATCGGGCGCAGGACGACTACCGTCCGCCAACGGGTAAGGCCTGCCTCACCAACGATTGCGTCTCACTGTAACGCTGTAAATAGCTACTCATGCGCAACATCAACATTTTAGAGAAAACACTCACCGTTTCCTCCTCGCCATAGGGAGGTTTTGGTAGAGCTGGTGGTTTGTGTTCGCATTCGTGTCCATTCCGTCCCGTCCGTCACCATCCATCGCATCCGTCCAAATGTACAAGTAGTCGGACCATGGAGCAGAATAAAACATCCACCGTTGTACCACAAGAAaaaagcgagcgagcgagagagagagtccTATCCAATCGATTTCCGGACTGCATTCTAACTTAAATCCCCATTTCCTGTCCAGATAATGCCGACACCGTGTCGACGAAGACGCAGCTCGAACGCCGCTGGCAGCACCACTACAGCACACTGATGAACACGCTCAGCCAGTACAATCTGGCGGACGAAACGGCTGGCAATGGGCCGGACCATTTGTATCCCACCCGGTACCTCACGATACAGGGCGTTCCGAGGCGGAAAAAGTCGTATGTCGCGCTGCAGAACAATCTGTGGAACCTGTTCGATCATCCACCGAATCCACGGTTAAAGGTTTCGCCCGCCGAAGATGCAACCCGAGCGCGAAGAGTCTCAGATGATGATCCGATTGTGAAAAGTGCAACGGTGGTGAATGTTAATGAAAAGTATTCCGGAGGTTGATCGTAGGGTTGTGTAGTTCGGGAAAAGTATGTTGCCAGCGAGTTGCAAAGATCTGGTAGTTTTTGATTGAAAAGTGAATGTGTATGTTTAAACGATGACTTTTACTATGTACTTACCAACGAATGGCTCAGTAGAGTTTGCAAGTTAATAATATTATAATCCCGCGATAAAAGCTGCTTGTAGAAAACTTTAGAAAACAGAGAGCTAATAAAACATATCTAAATTTATGCAAAGCAACATCACTATTAGAACGCTTCTAAATTTTGAATGACGAAAATTGTTTCCTCTTTGTGGTGGTAGCCTTTCTCAACGAAAAAGCGTTAATCCGCTAAGTTATATGGCAGTTTGAATTGCTTATCGCAGG from Anopheles coustani chromosome 3, idAnoCousDA_361_x.2, whole genome shotgun sequence harbors:
- the LOC131261080 gene encoding G protein-activated inward rectifier potassium channel 3-like, with amino-acid sequence MNYDSDQQQQLDGTDRLERPMLKLGPFEPHSPGGYGDQYGYPSPITPVTPNTPLVCYTPKNRVLRPGVNRKYRKRAILKNGDCNVVLSRPPRQHLRFLQDIFTTLVDAQWRWTLLVFAFSFIGSWLFFGVIWWLISYTHGDLEELHLPDNQSEIGWIPCVYNIYSFTSAFLFSIETQHTIGYGVRTTTEECPEAIFVMCFQSIYGLMIQAFMVGIVFAKMTRPKQRSQTLLFSKNAVVCQRDGELCLMFRVGDMRKSHIIGASVRAQLIRTKTTREGEMMAQYQHELDVGSDGSSSELFFIWPQIVVHRIDKDSALYNLSASDMLRERFEIVVILEGTVESTGQSTQARSSYVNTEILWGHRFEPVVCYNKEQQGYEINYSKFDSTLQVDTPLCSARELAEFYRAQDDYRPPTDNADTVSTKTQLERRWQHHYSTLMNTLSQYNLADETAGNGPDHLYPTRYLTIQGVPRRKKSYVALQNNLWNLFDHPPNPRLKVSPAEDATRARRVSDDDPIVKSATVVNVNEKYSGG